Proteins co-encoded in one Acinetobacter lwoffii genomic window:
- a CDS encoding alanine/glycine:cation symporter family protein, whose protein sequence is MQNLQSLMETLSGWVWGPYMLVLIVGTGIFLTFRLLFWQFRMLPLAFKQVFGKHPDHSGDISQFASLMTALSATIGTGNIAGVATACVLGGPGAVFWMWMTALFGMATKYGEGVLAVKYRVKNEKGEMSGGPMYYIERGLKWKWLALIFALFGTLASFGIGSSVQSNTVALAVENSLGIETWMTGIVITAFSALVILGGIQTISRASSVIVPVMALGYVAGGVTIIINNLELVAPALKMIFTYAFTGEAAVGGAIGAAIRYGVARGVFSNEAGMGSAPIAAAAAKTDHPARQGLVSMTGTFIDTIIVCSITGIVLVMGYIMAGNSFGDQTGAVLTISAFDKLLPGIGGWIVTLGIIFFAYSTILGWSYYGEKCATYLLGEKFVLPYRIIYIASVFIGCVATLDLVWLFADTFNGLMAVPNLIALLLLSGVIAKESKDFIARRKSGELY, encoded by the coding sequence ATGCAAAATTTACAAAGTTTAATGGAAACTTTAAGCGGCTGGGTCTGGGGCCCTTATATGCTGGTACTGATTGTCGGTACCGGGATTTTCCTTACCTTCCGTTTATTGTTCTGGCAGTTCCGCATGTTGCCCCTAGCCTTCAAACAGGTCTTTGGCAAGCACCCTGACCATTCAGGTGATATTTCCCAATTTGCTTCATTGATGACCGCACTCTCTGCCACGATTGGTACCGGTAACATTGCCGGCGTAGCCACTGCCTGTGTCCTCGGGGGTCCGGGCGCCGTGTTCTGGATGTGGATGACCGCCCTGTTTGGTATGGCCACCAAATATGGCGAAGGTGTTCTGGCAGTCAAATACCGAGTCAAAAATGAAAAAGGTGAAATGTCGGGTGGTCCGATGTACTACATCGAGCGTGGTCTGAAATGGAAATGGCTGGCACTGATTTTTGCCTTGTTCGGGACACTGGCTTCTTTTGGAATCGGCAGTTCAGTACAGTCGAATACTGTAGCACTGGCGGTTGAAAACAGCTTGGGCATCGAAACCTGGATGACCGGTATCGTCATTACCGCCTTTTCAGCACTGGTGATTCTCGGCGGAATTCAAACCATTTCTCGCGCTTCTTCAGTAATTGTTCCAGTTATGGCCCTGGGCTATGTTGCAGGGGGAGTGACGATTATCATCAACAATCTGGAGTTAGTCGCTCCAGCCCTGAAAATGATCTTTACCTATGCCTTTACCGGTGAGGCTGCTGTAGGTGGTGCGATTGGCGCAGCGATTCGTTATGGTGTAGCGCGTGGAGTATTCTCCAACGAAGCCGGTATGGGTTCTGCACCGATTGCGGCCGCAGCAGCGAAAACCGATCATCCGGCGCGTCAAGGTCTGGTGTCTATGACTGGTACCTTTATTGATACGATTATCGTCTGTTCGATTACCGGTATTGTACTGGTGATGGGTTATATCATGGCCGGCAACTCATTCGGTGACCAGACCGGCGCAGTATTGACCATCAGCGCGTTTGACAAACTGTTGCCTGGGATCGGCGGCTGGATTGTGACCCTCGGGATTATTTTCTTTGCTTATTCCACCATCTTGGGTTGGAGCTACTATGGCGAGAAATGTGCCACTTATTTGCTCGGTGAGAAGTTTGTGCTGCCCTATCGCATTATTTATATCGCTTCGGTATTTATTGGCTGTGTGGCGACCCTTGATCTGGTTTGGCTCTTCGCCGATACCTTTAATGGGCTCATGGCGGTTCCAAACTTAATTGCACTATTGCTTTTATCCGGAGTGATTGCCAAGGAATCGAAAGACTTTATTGCAAGACGTAAATCTGGTGAACTTTATTAA